The genomic interval GAAATCGCGGGGATCTCTTTTCCGGAAGGAGAGCGTGCAACCGTCGCGATGCATTTTGTTGTCCACGTTCCGGAGAAACGCGACCGGTTTGGGTGGTCTGATGAAACCGTCTCGCTCGGCAACTGGTTTCCGATTGCCGCTGTTTATGACGCAGAAGGTTGGAATTTGGACCCTTACTTCAGCGGCGGGGAATCGTTCTATTCGTTAACGAGCGACTTTGATGTGACCTTAACAACCGGCAGCAGCCAGGTCGTTGCCGCTACCGGTGTTTTGACCGATCAAGCGAAAAAAGACGACGGCACGACGACGTATCATTACAAGGCTGAAAACGTAAGGGATTTCGCGCTGGAAATGAATCCGAATTATAAAGTTAAAGCTTTCGACGTCGAAGACATCAAAGTGAATTTGTATTACACCGACGAACAAGCGCGTTATGCGGCAGACATGGAAGACGTCGCCCGCAACGCTCTGAAAGTGTACGAAGAAAAGTTTGGCGAATATCCATGGCCGGAGCTTGATATCGTCACGATGAAAGGCTGGTTCGGCGGGATGGAATATCCACAGCTCGTCATGATCAGCTTCAATGAAGCATTCGGCAAAGATTTCATCATGGTCTCGGTTGCCCATGAAATCGCTCACCAATGGTTTTACGGAGCGGTCGGCAACAATGAATATGACGAGCCGTGGCTGGATGAATCGTTCGCCACGTTCGCAAGTTTAATGAGCCTCGACGCCCTCGGCCATTTGAACCGGGTCGAACCCCCCGGCGATCCTTATCACCTGACATCGCCGGTGTCCGTCTTTGCTAAACGCGGAAAAGACGGGCAACATGCGTATGCTAACGTCATCTACAGCTACGGGGCGAAGACGTTGAATGAGCTAAGAAAAAAAATCGGCGACAAAACGTTTTACGAGGCAATGCAAACGTATTACGAAAAGGAACGATTGACCATTTCCACCACGGCCGAATTCGTCGAAACGATGGAAGCGGTGAGCGGCGAGGATTTAACGAAGTTTTTCAAAGCCCATCGTGTTTACGTAAAAGAAACAAAATAACCGCGCGTCGTGTTATAATGGCCGTACTAAAGACCGCAAGACTCCTGCCGCCTGTGGGCGGCGGGAGTCTGCTTTCTCAAGGAGGCTCCCGATGACCTTCATCCTCGTCGGCATCGCCGGCATGTTCGGCGCGCTGCTTCGCTATAGTTTGAGCGCAGCCATCGACGGCTCTGCCGCCGAAGGCGCTTTTCCTGCTGCCACATTTTGCGCCAACATCGCCGGCGCCTTCATCCTCGGTTGGTTCACGACATACGTCATAGCCGCGCGACGCCTTCATCCCCAGTTGTCCGCCGCCATCGGCACCGGCCTCATCGGCTCGTTTACGACGTTTTCCACGTTCAGCGTCGAAACGGTCGAGCTGCTGCGCGGCGGCCATTGGGCGCTCGCCCTCTTGTACGGGCTCGCCAGCATGGTCGGCGGCCTGCTGGCGGCCGCGCTTGGCTGCCTGCTCGGCAAACGTCTCGTCCGACGAAGGGAGGGAGCCGAATGACGGCCGTCCTTGTCATGCTCGGAGGCTGCTTTGGCGCCGTCGCCCGCTTCGCGGTCAGCGAGTTCGCCCGCGCCCGCTTCCGAACAACGTTCCCTGCGGCAACGTTGTTCGTGAATTTGCTCGGCTCCTTCCTGCTCGGCGTCCTCATCACCTCCGGACTCGACGCCTCGTGGCAATCGCTCCTCGGTACCGGCTTCTTGGGCGCTTTCACGACGTTTTCCACGTTCAACCTGGAAAACGTCCGGCTTTGGCGCGAAAAGAAAAAGCTGACCGCTTATTTGGCGGTCAGCTACTTGGGCGGGCTTTTGCTTGC from Bacillales bacterium carries:
- the crcB gene encoding fluoride efflux transporter CrcB, with translation MTAVLVMLGGCFGAVARFAVSEFARARFRTTFPAATLFVNLLGSFLLGVLITSGLDASWQSLLGTGFLGAFTTFSTFNLENVRLWREKKKLTAYLAVSYLGGLLLAFFGFLLGA
- a CDS encoding M1 family metallopeptidase; translation: MRFRWMVPIGVSLAILSGCSGGGNGTDENGKNEPGIRETGEPQHEKHEKPMQNQARYGPAKPHYEMKLRYDADKHRISGDMRVQLTNQLNRPLNKIYFNLWPNADVFGEEGGIEISGVKVNGKTADFNVDKTKLEIAGISFPEGERATVAMHFVVHVPEKRDRFGWSDETVSLGNWFPIAAVYDAEGWNLDPYFSGGESFYSLTSDFDVTLTTGSSQVVAATGVLTDQAKKDDGTTTYHYKAENVRDFALEMNPNYKVKAFDVEDIKVNLYYTDEQARYAADMEDVARNALKVYEEKFGEYPWPELDIVTMKGWFGGMEYPQLVMISFNEAFGKDFIMVSVAHEIAHQWFYGAVGNNEYDEPWLDESFATFASLMSLDALGHLNRVEPPGDPYHLTSPVSVFAKRGKDGQHAYANVIYSYGAKTLNELRKKIGDKTFYEAMQTYYEKERLTISTTAEFVETMEAVSGEDLTKFFKAHRVYVKETK
- the crcB gene encoding fluoride efflux transporter CrcB, with translation MTFILVGIAGMFGALLRYSLSAAIDGSAAEGAFPAATFCANIAGAFILGWFTTYVIAARRLHPQLSAAIGTGLIGSFTTFSTFSVETVELLRGGHWALALLYGLASMVGGLLAAALGCLLGKRLVRRREGAE